One Phoenix dactylifera cultivar Barhee BC4 chromosome 8, palm_55x_up_171113_PBpolish2nd_filt_p, whole genome shotgun sequence genomic window carries:
- the LOC103711265 gene encoding probable trehalose-phosphate phosphatase 6: protein MAKRNVMVTEEMAITAAAAGKVANSSSSHFSFPPPRGNSGSVNFSNFKKLLTQLEINGSSGRIHGWVDSMKASSPTHIKSGSLLASPVAASHDEEYENWMKQHPSALKIFDEITAASNGKQIVMFLDYDGTLSPIVDDPDLAFMSENMRSAVREVARRFPTAIVSGRCRDKVYSFVQLAELYYAGSHGMDIKGPAKQPKHTKAKAKAVLFQPASEFLPTIDSVYKALVTKTESTHGAKVENNKFCVSVHFRCVDEKKWGALAEQVRSVLKDYPELRLTQGRKVLEIRPPIKWDKGKALEFLLESLGFADCNDVLPIYIGDDRTDEDAFKVLRDRGQGIGILVSKLPKETSASFSLGEPAEVMNFLRRLVDWKRLSHKERGHHPHERLGRLGIK from the exons ATGGCGAAGCGGAATGTAATGGTGACGGAGGAGATGGCCatcacggcggcggcggcggggaagGTGGCGAACTCGTCGTCCTCACACTTTTCGTTCCCGCCGCCGCGTGGGAACAGTGGGAGTgttaatttttccaactttaagAAACTTCTAACCCAACTTGAGATCAACGGTAGCAGTGGAAGGATCCATGGATGGGTCGACTCGATGAAGGCGTCGTCTCCAACGCATATCAAATCGGGTTCTCTGCTCGCGTCGCCTGTTGCGGCCTCTCATGACGAAGAGTATGAGAACTGGATG AAACAACACCCGTCGGCGTTAAAAATATTCGACGAGATAACGGCTGCATCCAACGGCAAGCAGATCGTGATGTTCCTGGACTACGACGGAACCTTGTCTCCGATCGTCGACGACCCTGACCTTGCCTTCATGTCCGAAAAC ATGAGATCGGCTGTTAGGGAAGTGGCAAGGCGTTTCCCAACTGCTATTGTGAGCGGGAGGTGCAGAGATAAG GTGTACAGCTTTGTACAATTAGCGGAGTTGTACTACGCCGGAAGCCATGGCATGGACATCAAAGGACCTGCCAAACAGCCCAAGCACACGAAAGCTAAG GCCAAAGCAGTTCTCTTTCAACCAGCTAGTGAGTTCCTGCCCACGATAGATTCG GTTTATAAAGCATTGGTCACGAAAACTGAATCCACCCATGGGGCTAAGGTGGAGAACAACAAGTTCTGTGTATCAGTTCACTTCCGGTGTGTCGACGAGAAG AAATGGGGTGCGTTAGCCGAGCAGGTCAGATCAGTGCTCAAGGACTACCCTGAACTCCGGCTCACCCAAGGAAGAAAG GTGTTGGAGATTCGTCCTCCTATCAAATGGGACAAGGGGAAGGCCCTTGAGTTTCTATTAGAGTCTCTTG GATTTGCCGACTGTAACGACGTGCTGCCAATATATATTGGAGATGATCGCACTGATGAAGATGCTTTCAAG GTTTTGCGGGATAGAGGACAGGGTATAGGCATTCTTGTTTCCAAACTTCCAAAAGAAACCAGTGCCTCCTTTTCTCTCGGTGAGCCTGCCGAG GTTATGAACTTTTTACGTCGCCTGGTGGACTGGAAGCGTCTCTCCCACAAGGAACGTGGCCATCATCCCCATGAACGTCTCGGCCGGCTTGGGATTAAATGA